The sequence GACGAGAGGTTCAAAGAAGTCCTTTTTTCCGCAGGTGTTGGGTAGTACGCGCCCGAACAGGTCGACGACCTCCGGGTCATACTCGTCTTTTCCAGTAAATAGGTCCCATAATTCGGGATTTTCCTGTGCTATATCGGGGGTGAGTATCTCCTCACTCGCAACCATCCGCATCCCCCCATGTTGCTCTCCCGTGGGGGTAGCGGGGGATATGACCTGTCGCCTCTGCGCCTGCCCGGGTGCCGTGTCCGGTCTTTGGGAGGCGCAGTAGTATTAACAGAGCCATCCTCAATCTCCCAGGTTCCGCAACACATGCGCAATGTAAGCGATCTCAGGGCGCTGCAGGGCAGGGTACATCGGCAGGCTGAGTATTTTCCCGGCGATCTCCTCGGTGACGGGCAGTTCCCCTCCGGTATACCCGAATGTATCTCGGTAGTAGCGTGTCAGGTGGACCGGGGAGAAGTACACCTTTGATGCTATGTTGAAGTCCTGTAACTGTTTAATGACATCCTCCCTAGCCATGCCGGCATCGTCGGTCAGGACCGAGAAAAGTTGATATACGTTGAAATCCCCCGGAGGTGTCTCTAGAACCTTGATCCAACTGATTCCCGATAGTTCCTGCCTGTAGCACTCGGCACAGCGGCGTCTCATCGCAATGATCTTGTCGACATTCTCCAATTGGCCCAACCCGAGACTCGCTAGGATATCCGGCATCCTGAAGTTGAATCCTAAACCGACATAATCCGGACATTCCGGTGAGGAGAAATAGTTGCCGTGCTCTTGCCGCCCGTGAGACCGGATCAGCCTCAACCGTTCATCGAGCTCCTTTGAGTCTGTGACGATGGCACCTCCCTCTCCGGTCGTGATGATCTTATTCTGACAGAAACTGAACATGGCTAGATCCCCAAAGGTTCCGACCTTTGTGTCCTGCACCTCAGCTCCGAATGCCTCTGCCGCATCTTCGAAGAGGAGGAGGTTGTGATCTGCGGCGATCTCGCGTAACGCCTCCACCGAGCATGGGCATCCGCCGTAATGAACCGGGATGATGGCTTTTGTCCTTTTGGTGATCTTCTCCTGCACGTCTTCCGGATCCAACCCCAGATTCTCTCTTTTTATATCGGCGAAGACCGGTTTTGCACCCACCATAAGCGGTGCGTTCGCGGTCGCGATAAAGGTGAACGAGGGGACGATGACTTCGTCCCCTGCATGGATTCCATGGGCCAGGAGCCCGGCGTGAAGTGCGGAAGTGCCGGAATTGAACGTCGTACAGTACCTAGCGCCGATATAATCACAGATCGCTCTCTCGAATCTCTCAACATCAGGGCCGGTCGTCCAGAACATGCCCCGTTTGATCACGTCTCCAATCTTTTCGATATCGCCATCGTTCCAGAATATCTGA is a genomic window of Methanoculleus bourgensis MS2 containing:
- a CDS encoding DegT/DnrJ/EryC1/StrS family aminotransferase is translated as MQVPLFQIFWNDGDIEKIGDVIKRGMFWTTGPDVERFERAICDYIGARYCTTFNSGTSALHAGLLAHGIHAGDEVIVPSFTFIATANAPLMVGAKPVFADIKRENLGLDPEDVQEKITKRTKAIIPVHYGGCPCSVEALREIAADHNLLLFEDAAEAFGAEVQDTKVGTFGDLAMFSFCQNKIITTGEGGAIVTDSKELDERLRLIRSHGRQEHGNYFSSPECPDYVGLGFNFRMPDILASLGLGQLENVDKIIAMRRRCAECYRQELSGISWIKVLETPPGDFNVYQLFSVLTDDAGMAREDVIKQLQDFNIASKVYFSPVHLTRYYRDTFGYTGGELPVTEEIAGKILSLPMYPALQRPEIAYIAHVLRNLGD